A DNA window from Agarivorans sp. TSD2052 contains the following coding sequences:
- the crl gene encoding sigma factor-binding protein Crl yields MEVTWPSHGKLNTKFTAIGPYFRKEHSSTEMYFFDCLATCVSSKPAAEEREFYGWWLELRVNESSFEYHYWYGLYDKQGEWQEGAIPRKHQKDVQQSLDVFYQKLVDALDKLELNVSAAPSLSPNLALPAA; encoded by the coding sequence ATGGAAGTGACTTGGCCAAGCCATGGAAAGTTAAATACTAAATTTACCGCCATAGGGCCGTATTTTCGTAAAGAACATAGCAGTACAGAGATGTATTTTTTTGACTGTCTAGCTACCTGTGTTAGTTCAAAGCCAGCCGCTGAAGAACGTGAATTTTATGGCTGGTGGCTCGAGCTGCGAGTTAATGAAAGTAGTTTTGAATATCATTATTGGTATGGGCTATACGATAAACAAGGCGAATGGCAGGAAGGTGCTATTCCCCGGAAACATCAAAAAGATGTTCAACAGTCTCTAGATGTGTTCTACCAAAAGCTGGTAGATGCGCTCGACAAACTAGAGTTGAATGTTAGTGCTGCTCCGTCTTTATCCCCCAATTTGGCTCTTCCGGCAGCTTAA
- the proB gene encoding glutamate 5-kinase, producing MSKQTIVVKLGTSVLTGGTSKLDRAHMIELVRQCSLLRKAGHQLIVVTSGAIAAGREHLSLSHANIAPTIANKQMLAAVGQSRLIQTWESLFGIYDLHVGQMLLTRADLEDRERFLNAKDMLKALLNHGIVPIINENDAVATAEIKVGDNDNLSALAAILGEANKLLLLTDQPGLFTADPRSNPGAKLIEEVAEINASIRALAGDSVGGLGTGGMATKLQAAEIAGRAGIEVVIAAGHSENVITRLIEGQSVGTRFPATNTPLENRKQWILAGPPPHGELVLDDGACKAVVERGSSLLPKGIIAIKGEFNRGDAVRLVNAQGLEIARGICRYQATDMNLIKGLHSEQIDKTLGYGYGSVAVHRDDLVLK from the coding sequence ATGTCGAAGCAAACCATTGTAGTTAAGTTGGGCACCAGTGTGCTGACGGGTGGCACCTCTAAACTTGATCGCGCCCATATGATTGAGTTGGTGCGGCAGTGTTCGTTGTTGCGAAAAGCAGGCCATCAGCTGATTGTGGTTACTTCTGGCGCGATAGCGGCGGGGCGCGAACACTTGTCACTGTCTCACGCAAATATTGCTCCTACTATCGCTAATAAGCAAATGTTGGCTGCCGTTGGCCAAAGTCGTTTGATTCAAACGTGGGAAAGCCTATTTGGCATTTATGATCTTCATGTCGGGCAAATGCTATTAACTCGTGCTGATTTAGAAGACCGCGAACGCTTTCTAAACGCTAAAGACATGCTTAAAGCCTTGTTAAATCATGGCATCGTACCGATCATTAATGAAAACGATGCCGTGGCTACTGCAGAAATAAAAGTCGGCGATAACGATAATTTATCAGCATTAGCCGCTATTTTAGGCGAAGCGAACAAACTATTATTACTCACCGATCAGCCCGGTTTATTTACTGCTGATCCACGCAGCAACCCAGGGGCGAAGCTCATCGAAGAAGTGGCGGAAATTAATGCTTCAATTCGCGCTTTAGCGGGAGATAGTGTGGGGGGCTTAGGTACCGGTGGTATGGCTACCAAGCTGCAAGCCGCTGAAATTGCTGGCCGAGCCGGCATTGAAGTAGTGATTGCCGCAGGTCACAGTGAAAATGTTATTACCCGTTTAATTGAAGGGCAAAGTGTAGGCACGCGGTTCCCTGCTACCAATACACCGCTAGAAAACCGTAAACAATGGATTTTAGCTGGGCCGCCTCCACACGGAGAATTGGTATTAGACGACGGCGCTTGTAAAGCCGTAGTAGAGCGAGGCTCTAGCCTGTTACCAAAAGGGATTATTGCCATTAAAGGCGAGTTTAATCGGGGTGACGCAGTGCGCTTGGTGAATGCTCAAGGGCTGGAGATAGCTCGTGGTATTTGCCGCTATCAAGCCACCGACATGAATTTAATTAAAGGCCTGCATTCAGAGCAAATAGATAAGACTCTGGGCTATGGCTACGGATCAGTTGCGGTTCACCGTGACGATTTAGTATTGAAATAG